The Vidua chalybeata isolate OUT-0048 chromosome 9, bVidCha1 merged haplotype, whole genome shotgun sequence genomic sequence TGtcaaaatataaattagaattataaaagaaaggctgactgaagtttttattttgaagaaataaaggaaaataaagatcCATCTTCTGCTCTTTGTTCAGTAATATTACTTTTCTTCTAGGGGACAAGATAATGTTATGGGAGTTAAATACTGCTTTAGGAAAAATGATCACGTTGTTATTGTTATGCCATATCTGGAGCATGAATCCTTCTTGGTGAGTCTCAGACTTTTGATATGGagtaaaacatttaattaaaagtagATGCATAGTTATTCTAtaaatattctatgattctataaattACAGTATCCAAATATTCTTTCAGGACATTTTGAATTCCCTTTCCTTTGAAGAAGTGAGGGAATACATGTTTAATCTGTTTAAAGCGTTGAGGCGCATTCATCACTTCGGTATTGTTCACCGTGACGTCAAGCCCAGCAACTTCCTCTACAACAGGCAGCTAAAAAAGTGAGTCTGGCCATACTGTGATCTCATCTGGGGATGTGTGCCTTGGCAGAACAGAATCAATTAGGCTTTCAGGCTTCTTTCCTTACAGCTCCATAACATGTGCTTAAATAATAAAGCTAAAAATGCGGCGTTTTATTTGTAACATTCTTCTTTCGCTGTTAAGGGACTTAAgaagggaaggattttttttttacttaatgtaGTATCTACTTCATAGAGTGACAAATACCTGATAAAATGAAGATTTTACTACTGAGTAAAAGTGCTACATTTTCAAATAAGAatgagaagaataaaatatgggttttttttaaataagaaagttAATTGTAACTTGTGGTGCATAGAATGATCCTTGTACATCTTTAATAGTGGATAGAGTAAAACTGATACAGGTAAGATAGCTGGCTTTGGGCTGTTTTCACCTTACATTGAATTAATGTTTATAACTAGTAGGGTTGGCTCTTTTGCCTGCAAGTTACAAAATTCAAAGATTGTAAAAAGTGAGGTACTGCTTCTTTGTGAAGAGCTGAAATGGACAGAATCTTTCAGTGCAAGCAGTCCTATAGCTGTATTTGTTAGCATTGTGCTTGTAAAGTTGAGACACTGAGGTGTTGGAGTGTGTTCAAAGCAAAGCACTGAGAGGAGGTTGTAGTAGGATGCACATCCCCAAGTAAAAACCATTAtaggaaacagcctcaagttgcaccagggaagCTTTAGGTTCAATATTAGAAAAAAGTTTatcaagcattggaatgggctgcccagggaagtggttgagtcatcatccctggaggaATTTAAAAGACCTGTAGATCCagcacttagggacatggttttgTGGGACTTGGCAGAGTggggttaacagttggactggattttaaaggtcttttccagcctaaatgttTCTGTGAGTCTGTGCAGTAAAGGTTTCTAGGGGAGATTTGATTGCATTTTGCCAAACCGCAAGCTTCAAAGTTTGAGAAatactgttttgattttttttaatctgtcaaAATGAACATGTACTGTCATTCTGCTCTTACAGCATTTTTTGGAGCCTTAATCTCTACTTTGCGATTAGAGGCGTAGAGTTGAGTTTGAGACCCAGGGACATCTCTGGATTATCTCTGTACTGGTTGtagcaaaaaataattattttagagACAGATCTGAAGTGTGAACTAATGTAGTCTTACCTGTTTGAAGACTAAAGTAAATTCCAGTAGTATTTGCCAGAACTCTGTCAAAACCTTAAGCACTGTTGGTCTGGTTTGTCTTCACTGCTACCTTTGGCCTCTGCCCATGGGAATCCTGCAAGAGTCGAGTCTCTTGTACATCACTGCTGGCTGAAGGTTCAGGGCTGTAGGATTAGAAGAACTTCAGAAAGAAGTTGCTGGAAATACTTTAACACCTTTGGAGGAAGGATGCACTTGATAAGATTTTGGGACAAGAAACAATGAACAATGATGTAGGGTGAAAACATTGAGGAGATAGGCAAGATGGGTCAgtaggaggagaaggaagaaaataggaCTGTGATGCTGGCAACAGTACAGATAAGCAACATTGAATAAAATGTCAAAGAAAGATAAATAAGTAATGAATAGTAAATTGAATGACTAATAGACTTTGTGACTCCTGATTCTGAATTTGTCTTTTCAGGTATGCCTTGGTAGATTTTGGCTTGGCACAAGGAACCCCTGATACCAAAATTGAGCTTCTTAAAACTGCCCACTCTGAAGACCAGCAGGGAAGTTGCTTGCAAACTAATCCCATTGTAACCTTGGGAAATGGGCTTTCTGTCAGTGTCACAGCACCTAAACAGATAGCTCAACAGTCGGCCTTAAAAGCAGCTGACAGAAGGTCCAGCTCGCTTTCAAAAGTACAGATGAAacaaggaagaggaggaaaggtTCTCAGTCTCTTTCATTAACGCTGTTGTATATGTTGAATGTGTTCCTTCATCCAACAGGGGGAGATGCTGTATTTGCACAGAAGCTGAGCCTGCAAAGCAGCACACTGTTCATGTCTAAGGAGTTACTTCTACATAACTATTGGCTTCATCATTATCTGTTAGATGTAATGCAGTGCTGAAGGCTGTATAAACCCTAACATGAGTTACTATTTAGACAGCCTTAAATCCTTTTTCAGAGACATGGATGGGGAAACTCCTCCCCAAGCCAATAATCATTCACCTATGTTTAGTTACTAGTTGCATAACAAGTGCAGTACAGACTACACTTGGATTGTCTTGGGGCACTTCAGAGGTGTGATTGGTTTTGTAAACATGTTTGCTGTTCTGTCTAGACTGTGTTTCTTCATCCACAGTACCCTGATGCCTGAAAATTACTTAACATGCAGCTGTTCTTGTTTTATGACACTTCACACTTTGTTTTGAACTATCATTACCCAGATGCCCGTTAAACAGGATCCTTATTGTCCTTTTTGTTGGTCTTGTAGGAGGATTCTGTGCACCATTCTGTCCAGCGCTCCGTCTTCGGAGAGAGGAATTTCAATGTCTATAGCTCCACATACCAGGAGAACTCAAGCACAAAAGTAAGAAGCATTGACTCATCAGTAGGACCAATCTGCtgcatatttgaaaaaatatagaaCTGGTTGTTCTGTAAGACTGAGCACTACTCCAGGATGCTGTGGAACCAAAAGGTTTTGAGCAGACTATTAAATGTGTCTTTCCTGAAAGGctcaaagaatttttaatttctgtttcagtcCCTTTTGAAGCTCTTAAACAAGGAGTTCTGTAGCTGTCTCCCTAGCTGATCTTGTTTGGATGCTGTTAATCTTTTTTCCTATACATCTATCTGTGCAGctaatcatagaatcacaaaataaagggagttggaagggacccatgaggatcatcgagtccaactcctggccctgcacaggacatcccagGAGCTATACTGTGTGCCTGAGAGccttgtccaaacacttcttgagctctgtcaggctggtgctgtgacccctgctctggggagctgttcctggGCTAAACCACTCCCTACTTACCTcgtgaaatttttaaaaaaatattttgcagttgaAGCTGAGGATAAACCTTGTAactatttttttgtaattagtATTTAATATGACAAGGGAGAAACCCCAACCAAATAGAGGGTTTGGTTTATGGTATTTTATTGTAGAACTGGAGTTCGTGTCTGTGTGTTGCTGTgtcattttatattcttttttcttattctcaTGTTGAACCAAAAAAAGTCTTGAAACACTATATACTAGCTTGAAAAATGCTTGTCTTGTAGCTTcagaatatttaatatattttggttttttggtaaacactgaaaatgtcTTCTGAAGGGGAAGAAGTCAGGCTATCTAGAAATTCCAGTGTCTGTTTTATAGTAGTTTTGATACTGTTAAAGAGGTTTGCTGTCTCTTCTAAAATTCTTCTTGTTCATCAGCACCTGTTAAGTCAGTATTTTAGGAACTGTCCTATCTATATGTAaacttcttaaatatgtcacCTTCTCTAAATTATCTCCATTGCAGCTCATAAAACAACCAAAGATGATAGATGTTTCATCTAGAAAGTTAGTAACAAAGAAGAAGATTATTTCTACCAAAACTGTGAGCAATGGGGCAGCCAGGAAAGCTGCCAGTGGTTGCCCTTTAAACGTGCTCTGTGATTGTTATGCAACGGACAGAGTTTGCAGTGTTTGCCTTTCAAGGTAATTTGCTTTGATAATGTTGTAAAATTGTCTGCTCTGTTGTCAAGCAGAGTCAGAAACTTAGATTTACTAGACTGCTGATTTAGTAAGTGAAAGATAGTATTTAATCTCTGCAGCCCTTAAAACACTGAGTATgctctttttaaacaaaaatatttaatggaatTCATGGATTAGttcactgctctctgcagctaGAAACATTCACTGGtaattttcttgttgttgtttttatttaccTACATGTGTTGTAGAAAATCACTTGAGTTAATTACAACACTtagaaaagtgttttaaattatGTCATTTAGTAGTTATCTAATAGGCCTAAATTATAGCAACAGTTAGGATTCTGGAAATCATGAAACGtagaataaaaaggaaacatgaCTGTTTTGTATCTGTTCATCTAAAAAACtaagagaatcacagaatggtttgggttggaaggaaccttaatGGTCATCTTtttccaaaccccctgccatgggcaggggcagctcccactagaccaggctgctccaagccacaTCCTTCCTGGCtttgagcactgccagggatgggcttccacagcttctctgggcaacctcttccagtgcctcatgTTGGAGAATCTTAGTAGCTGAGTTAAACTCCATCCCTCTGCAGGTAGTTCTGGTTACGAGCTACTATTGCCTTTTATCCACACATGATCTTTTAAATAATGATAACCTCACACCTTTTAGTTAATCTAACAAAAAGTAAATTCTTGGCAACACTCAGAGCCACACTTAGTTTGCTTTGCACTAACACAAAGCCGTAGCATCCACATTCAAGAATCTCATATACTTTTTGCCTCAACTTCAAAGTTTCCCATGAAAACAAGCCTTTAACAAAAATGACACTTCTCGTAGATGAAACTAAGAAAAGGTGATTGTGAATTAAGTATGCAATAAGTATTTTTCTGCTATTATCTTATGCTAgataatataattaaaatataatagaaTAGATAATAAGGCTATTATGTGTGTATCTTATGATTTCATGCTAGATAAGATGCTTCAAACCTCTGTAAAACTTGAATAAAGCAGGGTTAGGTTGCTTACACATCTTACACAAGTatattctaaaaataataataagtaTTATTAGATCTAGAACTTACTTATCAACTTTtatattctaaatatatttgTCTCTTATTACAAGGCGTCAGCAAGtggctcccagggcaggaacACCTGGATTCAGAGCACCAGAAGTATTAACAAAGTGCCCCACTCAGACCACAGGTACTGCCCAACAGATGCAAACAAATagctttttttaccttttcatcCTTCTCATTTAtgcatattttgtcttttttatgggaggatttttttaacttgtgaaattcatttttcatcctttctaATGCTTTTCAAGTATTTcctgattttaattaaaagtttgtTATTCAGAGGAAGAACAATTCAGGaatgtttttcctgtgtttgaaACTTGAATATGTCTTTATTAATTTGAGAGGTAGTGCCATGTGCAGGAGTTGAAtacaatgtattttaaaagacaaaagaaatttttatgaACTTTCTTGGCTTATTTGTTCAAGAAAAATCTTGAATAAATCTTGGGGAGAGAGAACATTTTTTAGCCTTTTCTAGGAAAGTTGCAACATATGCTGCTATAGCAGGCATAATTAATGGTGTAATTGCAAATGTGTTCTAGAAAGcattatttaatgattttttatcatatttttactttttgctaGTGGTTTAAGTAGCTGGTGTGTAAATGTTGtcattttttgaaataaaattttaatttccctgTGTTAAAATTCAGTTAATGAGATTCAGTGGTTTGTGTAAATATTGAGGAAGGGCAGAGGGATGTTTAATGCATTACCTGGTGCAAGAAAAGTGGGAGAGGTTGTGCCTACCTGCAGGATGGAGAACCAATAGAAGCAAAGTTACCCATTAAATATTTGGCATATGGCCAGGAGTTCTGACTTACAAAAAAATTCACATATTCTCAAAAACTGGATTTAAAATATAAggttttagccttttttttttttaatagcttttgagAAAGTTGTCAATTTTCAGTAGAGTATGTAAACACACTCAGAATTAACAATATATTTGATCAGGTTATGCTTGGATAGCTTACTGCTGTTTGAAACAACATGTGTGCTGTGGGTATGACTGGCATTTCAAAGGTTTGGAGTTCTTGTGCCTGTGCTGTAGCACAAGCACAGCCAGCTTTATGGGCTAGCAGGCATCCAGAAATCAAGGACAAGTTTAGACAATCTCTGAATCTGTCTAGACAGAATTGAGGCAGAAAGAAGACATACCTAGGAAATCTTGGACACATGCTGGTGTTAAGCAGGCTTTCAGATGGTTCTCTGTTCTCTAGGGTAATGAGATTACAGAAAGTAGGGGTAAATCTAGACACCCTTGGGTGTGGCACAGACATCCCTGGACTGAGTCAGtggtgctgagctcctgcagtATATCAACAAAGGCCTTAATTAGAACTGGGTACACTAATACTCATTTTTATGATACCATGTTTTATTTGAACTAGCGAGTCTTACAGTCAACTTTCATTTGGGGCTGCTGGAGTCACCTCCTTGTACTCCTGCCCCTCTTACTCCTGGTTTTGGCCTCTGTGCTGGCACCAGGTTACTGGCTGAATCCAGCTGACTCTACCCAGAGCTACTATAGCACATCTGATCCAGGTTCACAGTGCTGGGACTACAACCCAAACTCCCAAGCTGAGGCTATGCAGGTCCAGTTATGCTTTCCCTTGGTTTGTCCCTCTGTTCCTCTTTCCTCGCTAGCTGGATAACACTAGACAAAAGCATAGGGAGGAATCATGATTTTGATGTCATTCCACAAGATCTTGCACTCTGCTGATGATCACAGCTCTACCACAATTGTGGGGCCAGGATTTACTGCCCACTCAGATGGATAAAGACTTATAATTTCAGCAAGAGTTACATGATTAAACCTTTTCAATGGTCTTGACCTTGATTACTCCAGCTTACCCAACCACATCCTCAGGGGGATGCATGGCCCCTCAAACAGATAGTATTACTGTACACTGTTGGAAAGATGATACTAAAACTTTTTTACAGGAACTGTGCAGAAGCCTGAAAACCTTTCCACTGTAAATTGTGCCAATTGATTaacttggatttttattttttaataaaagacataaaatctggttttgcaACTAAAGTCAACCTAATACCTTTTTTCCAAATCAAAGTCCTGTGCTGAGTGTTTCTAATTAAAATGTCCAAATTAATTACTGCCTATTTTGCTACTTACTTTTTTCAATAGCACTAGGATGAATATGCCTCTATTTCCCaactgttaatttttctttctggagtTCGAGATCCTTCAGACTCTCTCCTTCACTTTCCTTGCCATCTCTTAAAATGTGCACCTTAGTGAGCCAAAAAAATTATGGCAGACAGGTATTCCAGTACTGAAGTTTCCATCAGGCTTTGGCCTCTATCCCCAGAGTACTCTTTGTACTTTTCATAACACAATGAAAGTGATAAATAACTTTGAACAATTACAGTTTTTAAACTGCCTATCTTGTCAAGTGAGTTCATATTAGAGAAGAACAAAGTTCATAATAAGATAAATTTCTTAGTACTGCCTACCTGTGCCAGCTTCAATtccaaaaaaattgtttcacaaatatttttgagttgttttttatttataaccCTTATATAAGGGGTCATAAACCTTATATAAGGGTTTCTTCAtagaaagaaaagttaaatgTATATCAAACCAGCCATTTCATTTGCCCCTTCTCATCTTCCCAAGTAAAACAACTTCAAACATTGTTTTGGTTCACTTTAAGTTTAGTAAGTTAGTGGAATTACTCCTGTGAAAAAAACTCCCTCTGCATTGAAGTAGGAAACTATTCTTCAATCTAATTACAGAAATTTCCACTCTTATCTGAAGTATTATCTATGTGACCAAAGTCAAGAAGTACTTCAGAACATAGCTTTTGCTGATAGAAACTTTTCAGAACATAATTTATTCTTAAAGTTGAGATTTTGTTTGTGATGAAATTATGAGTTTAGTTGTTAAtaaatttgctttcctttgcagCAATAGACATGTGGTCTGCAGGAATCATATTCCTTTCTCTACTCAGTGGACGGTATCCATTTTTCAAAGCAAGTGATGATTTAACGGCTTTGGCACAAATCATGACAGTTCGTGGATCCAGAGAGACCATTCAGGCTGCTAGAACTTTTGGTATGCAAACCTTAGTTatgggggaagggggggaaaatGTTACTTAATACTGTGATATACAATCAAATTTTTTTGgtgtaaat encodes the following:
- the CDC7 gene encoding cell division cycle 7-related protein kinase isoform X1; this encodes MEKVSRSGPRSLGFFFLLETCFVMETVLKSPCDEQHPQQAEDFHGNLEQNSKLSAGVKKDIEKLYEAVPQLVNVFKIKEKIGEGTFSSVYLATAQLQAGYEEKMALKHLIPTSHPLRIAAELQCLTVAGGQDNVMGVKYCFRKNDHVVIVMPYLEHESFLDILNSLSFEEVREYMFNLFKALRRIHHFGIVHRDVKPSNFLYNRQLKKYALVDFGLAQGTPDTKIELLKTAHSEDQQGSCLQTNPIVTLGNGLSVSVTAPKQIAQQSALKAADRRSSSLSKVQMKQGRGGKEDSVHHSVQRSVFGERNFNVYSSTYQENSSTKLIKQPKMIDVSSRKLVTKKKIISTKTVSNGAARKAASGCPLNVLCDCYATDRVCSVCLSRRQQVAPRAGTPGFRAPEVLTKCPTQTTAIDMWSAGIIFLSLLSGRYPFFKASDDLTALAQIMTVRGSRETIQAARTFGKSVVCTQVVPAQNLRALCEKLRGTNSSCKRSQGEGPSRSDNNTALSFATDKPCAPETLGKQIQHLESSQEGDGALEMKAADMKGWDQVPDEAYDLLDKLLDLNPATRITAKEALLHPFFKDIRL
- the CDC7 gene encoding cell division cycle 7-related protein kinase isoform X3, coding for METVLKSPCDEQHPQQAEDFHGNLEQNSKLSAGVKKDIEKLYEAVPQLVNVFKIKEKIGEGTFSSVYLATAQLQAGYEEKMALKHLIPTSHPLRIAAELQCLTVAGGQDNVMGVKYCFRKNDHVVIVMPYLEHESFLDILNSLSFEEVREYMFNLFKALRRIHHFGIVHRDVKPSNFLYNRQLKKYALVDFGLAQGTPDTKIELLKTAHSEDQQGSCLQTNPIVTLGNGLSVSVTAPKQIAQQSALKAADRRSSSLSKVQMKQGRGGKEDSVHHSVQRSVFGERNFNVYSSTYQENSSTKLIKQPKMIDVSSRKLVTKKKIISTKTVSNGAARKAASGCPLNVLCDCYATDRVCSVCLSRRQQVAPRAGTPGFRAPEVLTKCPTQTTAIDMWSAGIIFLSLLSGRYPFFKASDDLTALAQIMTVRGSRETIQAARTFGKSVVCTQVVPAQNLRALCEKLRGTNSSCKRSQGEGPSRSDNNTALSFATDKPCAPETLGKQIQHLESSQEGDGALEMKAADMKGWDQVPDEAYDLLDKLLDLNPATRITAKEALLHPFFKDIRL
- the CDC7 gene encoding cell division cycle 7-related protein kinase isoform X2; this encodes MEKVSRSGPRSLGFFFLLETCFVMETVLKSPCDEQHPQQAEDFHGNLEQNSKLSGVKKDIEKLYEAVPQLVNVFKIKEKIGEGTFSSVYLATAQLQAGYEEKMALKHLIPTSHPLRIAAELQCLTVAGGQDNVMGVKYCFRKNDHVVIVMPYLEHESFLDILNSLSFEEVREYMFNLFKALRRIHHFGIVHRDVKPSNFLYNRQLKKYALVDFGLAQGTPDTKIELLKTAHSEDQQGSCLQTNPIVTLGNGLSVSVTAPKQIAQQSALKAADRRSSSLSKVQMKQGRGGKEDSVHHSVQRSVFGERNFNVYSSTYQENSSTKLIKQPKMIDVSSRKLVTKKKIISTKTVSNGAARKAASGCPLNVLCDCYATDRVCSVCLSRRQQVAPRAGTPGFRAPEVLTKCPTQTTAIDMWSAGIIFLSLLSGRYPFFKASDDLTALAQIMTVRGSRETIQAARTFGKSVVCTQVVPAQNLRALCEKLRGTNSSCKRSQGEGPSRSDNNTALSFATDKPCAPETLGKQIQHLESSQEGDGALEMKAADMKGWDQVPDEAYDLLDKLLDLNPATRITAKEALLHPFFKDIRL